In one Diprion similis isolate iyDipSimi1 chromosome 6, iyDipSimi1.1, whole genome shotgun sequence genomic region, the following are encoded:
- the LOC124406493 gene encoding uncharacterized protein LOC124406493, with the protein MEQYRNCESGTSSTSNSQSQNPSPALPMKSKQREQSKSVIEDKECIGGHKCSGFGQCSPVKNTPSPKKKGTQLHQPITILRPESRLGVSACLHRGDFRNKCSRPAVVTKSLTALNQRLYQDSKNTTRGASGDKIDGTVRASPKRRLILMSPSKLESDVVITRTPDLEGAYTFQSMNRRVSGSYQKSEVIQTGGGDEKVTILRSPRMEGIRKQLFLSNEALMDSSPESLAIRLLESTEGGGPCMKMEFLKSSEEKIVSVSSETSVTPVVVTAKEAEQKHFLSTIRYSLWKEELAHQKISNRVTRNKKKQCKPHNVVKIENTQLRYTNTLPMKPIALSPQANDADIELVDIVPHDNVTVTKLQNVLSEINSKSKTHNGDQKMFPSTHFVPTTFKNRTYLRVTNFLPYYCSSTLDDTSLCTSYRSGRTEDTEKIIIHADPHLYPANLFQTAQIGLINKVWSENILTIPWYKVQPTKSYNLRLLSPFQLLPLWKNYKMNSLQEQIGAGTASNAKNDPDG; encoded by the exons ATGGAGCAATACAGAAACTGTGAAAGTGGAACCAGTAGCACAAGTAATAGTCAAAGCCAAAACCCATCCCCAGCTCTGCCGATGAAGAGTAAACAGCGAGAACAGAGCAAATCGGTTATCGAAGACAAGGAGTGCATCGGAGGTCACAAGTGTTCGGGGTTCGGACAATGCAGTCCCGTCAAGAACACTCCATCCCCAAAGAAAAAAG GTACCCAGCTACACCAACCAATAACGATATTAAGACCGGAAAGTAGACTTGGAGTAAGTGCATGTTTACATCGCGGGGATTTTCGCAACAAATGCTCCCGCCCAGCCGTCGTTACGAAAAGCCTCACAGCCTTAAATCAAAGACTTTACCAGGATTCGAAAAACACAACTAGGGGTGCATCAGGAGATAAGATCGACGGAACTG TCCGAGCGTCACCGAAAAGGCGTCTGATACTGATGTCACCCTCAAAGCTCGAATCAGACGTCGTGATAACGAGAACACCAGATTTAGAAGGGGCGTATACGTTTCAATCAATGAACAGGCGGGTATCAGGATCTTACCAAAAGTCGGAAGTGATACAAACCGGGGGCGGAGATGAGAAGGTCACCATTCTACGATCACCCAGAATGGAAGGTATCCGAAAACAGTTATTTCTATCCAACGAAGCATTAATGGATAGTTCTCCGGAAAGTTTGGCCATCAGGCTTTTGGAGTCGACCGAGGGAGGCGGACCTTGCATGAAAATGGAGTTTCTGAAAAgttcggaagaaaaaattgtcagtGTTTCTTCAGAGACGTCTGTCACTCCAGTCGTCGTAACAGCAAAGGAAGCCgaacaaaaacattttctttccaCCATAAGATATTCGCTTTGGAAGGAAGAACTAGcacatcaaaaaatttcaaatcgcgtAACGAGAAACAAGAAGAAACAATGCAAGCCACACAATGTAGTTAAGATTGAGAATACTCAGCTTCGGTATACCAATACATTACCGATGAAACCAATCGCCCTTTCACCTCAAGCAAATGACGCTGACATTGAACTAGTTGATATCGTTCCCCACGATAACGTAACGGTAACCAAACTTCAAAACGTACTTAGTGAGATTAACTCAAAGTCGAAGACACACAATGGAGATCAAAAAATGTTTCCGTCAACTCACTTCGTACCAACGACTTTCAAGAATCGCACATACCTCCGAGTCACTAACTTTCTTCCCTACTATTGTTCAAGTACCCTTGATGATACCAGCTTATGTACTTCGTATCGCAGTGGTCGAACCGaggataccgaaaaaattatcatccaCGCTGATCCTCATTTGTATCCAGCGAATTTATTCCAAACGGCGCAAATTGGTTTGATAAATAAAGTCTGGTCAGAAAATATACTCACAATTCCATGGTACAAGGTCCAACCGACAAAAAGTTACAACTTGCGTTTGCTGAGTCCTTTTCAATTATTGCCTTTATGGAAGAACTACAAGATGAACAGTTTACAAGAACAGATTGGCGCTGGAACAGCCTCTAATGCCAAGAACGACCCGGACGGGTAG
- the LOC124407609 gene encoding dysbindin isoform X2, with the protein MFGSLRNKFQTVQDGITAGIKGLTASDNSKPKKTANVRNVNYDAGADLLFHYQTQWNELHDLTEQNAGNAQVIDSLVASIHERLEQEWNSIARLNNALASVPKINNDIQNLMDQIGSLQELFEEVEGSIFEMEDLNETLDLQSSQLDHRFQLALYKEKKLSELDSFRELASVQHGQSLDEVELDNADFADLDEFLKN; encoded by the exons ATGTTTGGATcattacgaaataaatttcagactGTCCAAGACGGGATTACTGCTGG CATCAAAGGACTTACAGCAAGCGATAATTCAAAACCCAAGAAGACTGCAAATGTTAGAAACGTCAATTACGATGCGGGAGCAGATCTTTTGTTCCACTACCAAACACAGTGGAACGAGCTACACGATCTTACCGAACAAAATGCAGGAAATGCTCAAGTGATCGACTCTCTGGTAGCATCGATTCACGAGAGGCTGGAGCAAGAGTGGAATAGCATTGCACGACTCAATAATGCTTTAGCGTCGGTgccaaaaattaataatgatattcAGAATCTAATGGATCAGATAG GGTCGCTCCAAGAGTTGTTTGAAGAAGTTGAAGGATCTATTTTTGAAATGGAAGATTTAAACGAAACTCTGGACTTACAGAGCAGTCAGCTGGATCACAGATTTCAGTTGGCactttataaagaaaaaaaattatctgaatTGGATTCTTTTAGAG AATTAGCGAGTGTTCAACATGGGCAATCGCTAGATGAGGTCGAATTAGACAATGCTGACTTCGCAGATCTGGATGAATTTCTTAAGAattga
- the LOC124407609 gene encoding dysbindin isoform X1, with the protein MFGSLRNKFQTVQDGITAGIKGLTASDNSKPKKTANVRNVNYDAGADLLFHYQTQWNELHDLTEQNAGNAQVIDSLVASIHERLEQEWNSIARLNNALASVPKINNDIQNLMDQIGSLQELFEEVEGSIFEMEDLNETLDLQSSQLDHRFQLALYKEKKLSELDSFRAKLADDHSNRVLLHELKQQKTLKERQETFGEVFKQEMQEYKTTGSVPKLASVQHGQSLDEVELDNADFADLDEFLKN; encoded by the exons ATGTTTGGATcattacgaaataaatttcagactGTCCAAGACGGGATTACTGCTGG CATCAAAGGACTTACAGCAAGCGATAATTCAAAACCCAAGAAGACTGCAAATGTTAGAAACGTCAATTACGATGCGGGAGCAGATCTTTTGTTCCACTACCAAACACAGTGGAACGAGCTACACGATCTTACCGAACAAAATGCAGGAAATGCTCAAGTGATCGACTCTCTGGTAGCATCGATTCACGAGAGGCTGGAGCAAGAGTGGAATAGCATTGCACGACTCAATAATGCTTTAGCGTCGGTgccaaaaattaataatgatattcAGAATCTAATGGATCAGATAG GGTCGCTCCAAGAGTTGTTTGAAGAAGTTGAAGGATCTATTTTTGAAATGGAAGATTTAAACGAAACTCTGGACTTACAGAGCAGTCAGCTGGATCACAGATTTCAGTTGGCactttataaagaaaaaaaattatctgaatTGGATTCTTTTAGAG CAAAATTAGCCGACGATCACTCCAATCGCGTTTTGCTGCATGAACTGAAACAGCAAAAAACTCTGAAAGAAAGACAAGAAACTTTTGGGGAAGTGTTTAAGCAAGAGATGCAGGAGTATAAAACCACCGGATCAGTTCCAA AATTAGCGAGTGTTCAACATGGGCAATCGCTAGATGAGGTCGAATTAGACAATGCTGACTTCGCAGATCTGGATGAATTTCTTAAGAattga
- the LOC124407603 gene encoding uncharacterized protein C1orf198 homolog: MSSKTLNALAEEYFYNINPLAQRIGEDVAATKDAYEGLWNTLSLAEKNQAIDETIIQPEVALKYTLKKSENVKDLPDSYPKLRIQTGMKYMIDDTGSTLRWRDEHSAPFSVMTQSQMNLNIFDSHEETKPKLSSNYISDSSHFSSPSKIPRDNDTLHNDNYNHNEASINHMNFNQSEGFSDKAKGYVANERDILLNSHPETDKPESIFSKLIGKTSLLKIQNNLNNEDTECLVPQKNLSGKNCQVTIQNTDKNQMNINLTSSTKMKTNEINESTALLETPNSYSSFQLSQLQDDGIPKTGFEFLDNW; this comes from the exons ATGAGTAGCAAAACCTTAAATGCTCTCGCCGAAGAGTATTTCTATAATATAAATCCTCTCGCGCAACGAATCGGCGAAGATGTAGCTGCAACCAAAGATGCTTATGAAGGATTATGGAACACGTTAAGTCTTGCGGAGAAAAACCAAGCCATAGATGAGACGATCATTCAACCCGAAGTGGCGCTAAAATATAccttgaaaaaaagtgaaaatgttAAAGACTTGCCTGATAGTTATCCAAAGTTGCGCATTCAAACGGGAATGAAATACATGATTGACGATACTGGATCG ACCTTACGCTGGCGCGACGAACATTCGGCACCGTTTTCTGTGATGACTCAATctcaaatgaatttgaatatattcGATTCGCATGAAGAGACAAAGCCAAAGTTGTCAAGTAATTATATCAGTGATTCTTCACATTTCTCAAGCCCGTCAAAAATACCAAGGGATAACGATACTCTCcacaatgataattataatcataacgaAGCATCTATTAATCATATGAATTTTAATCAGTCTGAAGGTTTTTCTGATAAAGCCAAAGGATATGTTGCTAATGAGCGTGATATTCTGTTGAACAGTCATCCAGAAACAGATAAACCAGagagtattttttcaaagcttatTGGCAAAACGTCACTTCTTAAAAtccaaaataatttaaataacgaGGATACGGAATGTCTGGTACCACAAAAGAATCTATCAGGGAAAAATTGTCAAGTAACGATTCAAAACACGGATAAAAATCAGATGAATATTAACTTGACTTCATccacaaaaatgaaaactaatgAAATCAACGAGTCAACTGCGCTATTAGAAACCCCCAACTCTTACAGTAGTTTTCAATTGTCACAACTTCAGGATGACGGTATTCCAAAGACtggctttgaatttttggacaATTGGTAA